A genome region from Erigeron canadensis isolate Cc75 chromosome 3, C_canadensis_v1, whole genome shotgun sequence includes the following:
- the LOC122592741 gene encoding tRNase Z TRZ2, chloroplastic codes for MLFLMSVKSPLMPPLQPHTTQKQHQFITLKKPTKTHVYNNNTSIKAQKTSGFLSAIGNAIEEQEYRKARAEVIRKGTGLEGYNIEGVSIGGHETCVIIPEFKCAFDIGRCPPRAVGMNFLFITHAHLDHIGGLPMYIATRGLYSMSPPTVFVPPSIKEDVENLIELHRKMGQVELNVDLVALDVGETYELRNDLVVRPFKTHHVIPSQGYVIYSVRKKLKKQYAHLKGREIEKKKKSGIEITDIILSPEVAFTGDTNSDFLLDPRSSDALRAKVLITEATFLDDQCNILHARDHGHMHIDEIIEHAEWIRNKAILLTHFSSRYHIEEIRQAVTKLQSKVSGKVVPLTEGFRSLYSS; via the exons ATGTTATTCTTGATGTCTGTCAAAAGCCCATTGATGCCCCCATTACAGCCTCACACAACACAAAAACAACATCAATTCATAACATtgaaaaaaccaacaaaaacccatgtttataataataatacttcaATTAAGGCCCAGAAAACATCTGGGTTTTTGTCAGCAATTGGGAATGCAATTGAGGAACAAGAGTATAGAAAAGCAAGGGCTGAGGTTATTCGAAAAGGGACTGGGTTAGAAGGTTATAATATTGAGGGTGTTTCAATTGGTGGGCATGAGACTTGTGTTATTATTCCTGAGTTTAAGTGTGCTTTCGATATTGGAAGGTGTCCGCCCCGGGCCGTTGGGATGAATTTCTTGTTTATTACTCATGCTCACCTTGATCATATT GGCGGGCTACCGATGTATATTGCAACTCGTGGCCTATACAGCATGAGTCCTCCGACTGTATTTGTACCTCCTTCCATTAAAGAGGATGTTGAAAACTTGATTGAACTTCACAGGAAGATGGGTCAGGTGGAGTTAAATGTTGACTTGGTTGCACTGGATGTAG GAGAAACATACGAGCTAAGAAACGACCTTGTTGTCCGCCCATTTAAAACACACCATGTGATACCGAGTCAG GGTTATGTCATTTACTCGGTTCGCAAGAAGCTGAAAAAGCAATATGCTCATTTGAAAGGACGAGaaattgagaaaaagaagaaatctGGGATTGAG ATTACAGATATCATATTGTCCCCGGAAGTGGCATTCACTGGGGATACGAATTCTGATTTTCTACTTGATCCACGAAGTTCTGATGCCTTGAGGGCCAAAGTTCTTATAACTGAG GCTACTTTTTTGGACGACCAATGCAACATTTTGCATGCACGAGACCATGGTCACATGCATATTGACGAG ATTATCGAGCATGCTGAATGGATCCGAAACAAAGCCATTCTCCTGACCCATTTTTCCTCACGCTACCATATTGAG GAAATTCGTCAAGCTGTGACAAAGTTGCAGTCAAAGGTTTCAGGCAAGGTGGTTCCGCTTACAGAAGGTTTTAGATCATTGTACTCGTCATAA